In a single window of the Populus alba chromosome 16, ASM523922v2, whole genome shotgun sequence genome:
- the LOC118045008 gene encoding serine/threonine-protein kinase CTR1, protein MEMPGRRSNNYILLSQQAEEQQQAPPPYYESSSLSGDSKNNKLIIKQQDRIFVDWEPDHRIMGGNSNRTVLYSSSSAAIGLQRQSSWSSFGESSLSGEYYPPTTLSTGGVNEIDQAYGYEDGNFMTAARLPSNGSSGKSWAQQTEESYQLQLALALRLSSEATCADDPNFLDPVPAESALRSSTSNSPEALSHRFWVSGCLSYLDKIPDGFYLIHGMDPYVWTVCTDLQENGRTPSIESLKSVDPNADSSMEVVLIDQRSDPCLKELQNRVHSISCSCVTTKEVVDQLAKLVTIYDDIQYFRRILYCTVDDGAGPGFVMNSKQIDRTGPERNNLVQFPSNTNEISKLPRQLKVNFISGLDSISEGSQLVSGKTNDELSLDVEDLDIPWSDLVLKERIGAGSFGTVHCADWHGSDVAVKILMEQDFHAEHFKEFLREVAIMKRLRHPNIVLFMGAVTQPPNLSIVTEYLSRGSLYRLLHKSGAREVLDERRRLSMAYDVAKGMNYLHKRNPPIVHRDLKSPNLLVDKKYTVKVCDFGLSRLKANTFLSSKSAAGTPVWMAPEVLCDEPSNEKSDVYSFGVILWELATLQQPWSNLNPAQVVAAVGFKGKRLEIPRDLNPQVVALIESCWANEPWKRPSFSSVMESLRSLIKPPTPQPGLAGMTLLA, encoded by the exons ATGGAAATGCCCGGTCGAAGATCCAACAACTACATTCTCCTTAGCCAGCAGGCAGAGGAGCAACAGCAAGCACCGCCGCCCTACTACGAGTCGTCGTCTCTCTCTGGTGactcaaaaaataacaaactaatAATAAAGCAGCAAGATAGAATCTTCGTGGATTGGGAGCCTGATCATAGAATAATGGGAGGAAACAGTAATCGAACTGTTTTGTATTCTTCATCGTCAGCAGCGATCGGTTTGCAAAGGCAATCGAGTTGGAGTAGTTTCGGAGAGAGTTCCTTATCAGGAGAGTATTACCCGCCGACTACTCTGTCAACCGGTGGAGTAAATGAGATTGATCAGGCGTATGGGTATGAGGATGGGAATTTTATGACGGCGGCCAGACTCCCCTCTAATGGATCCTCTGGGAAGAGTTGGGCGCAACAAACTGAAGAAAGTTATCAGTTACAGTTGGCTTTGGCTTTGAGATTGTCGTCCGAGGCCACCTGTGCTGATGATCCTAATTTTCTCGATCCTGTTCCGGCTGAATCAGCGTTGCGCTCCTCTACCTCTAACTCGCCAGAGGCCTTGTCTCATCGATTTTGG GTGAGTGGATGCTTATCATATTTAGACAAAATTCCCGATGGATTTTACCTAATACATGGAATGGATCCATATGTGTGGACTGTGTGCACTGATTTGCAAGAGAATGGCCGTACTCCATCAATTGAATCACTAAAGTCTGTTGATCCCAATGCTGATTCTTCAATGGAAGTGGTTTTGATTGATCAACGTAGTGATCCATGCTTAAAGGAACTCCAGAATAGGGTCCATAGCATTTCTTGTAGCTGTGTAACAACAAAAGAGGTAGTTGATCAGCTGGCAAAGCTTGTTACAATATACGACGATATACAATACTTTCGTCGTATATTGTATT GTACTGTTGATGATGGTGCAGGTCCTGGATTTGTTATGAATTCTAAACAAATTGACAGGACAGGCCCAGAAAGAAATAACCTTGTGCAATTCCCAAGTAACACCAACGAAATTTCAAAGTTACCTCGGCAACtgaaagttaattttataagtgGCCTAGATTCCATTTCTGAAGGTAGTCAACTGGTTTCTGGCAAAACAAATGACGAACTTTCACTTGATGTGGAGGATTTGGATATTCCTTGGAGTGATcttgttttaaaagaaagaattgGAGCAG GTTCTTTTGGAACTGTCCATTGTGCTGATTGGCATGGCTCG GATGTTGCTGTGAAAATTCTCATGGAGCAAGACTTTCACGCCGAACACTTTAAGGAATTTCTAAGGGAG GTTGCAATAATGAAACGCTTGCGGCATCCTAATATAGTTCTTTTTATGGGTGCCGTTACTCAGCCCCCAAACTTATCCATAGTGACagaatatttatcaag GGGTAGCTTGTATAGGCTTTTACACAAGTCAGGTGCAAGAGAGGTGTTGGATGAAAGGCGTCGGTTGAGTATGGCTTATGATGTG GCAAAGGGTATGAATTATCTTCACAAACGTAATCCTCCCATTGTCCATAGAGATCTGAAATCTCCTAATCTTTTAGTGGACAAAAAATATACAGTGAAG GTTTGTGATTTTGGGCTTTCACGTTTGAAAGCAAACACATTTCTTTCATCAAAGTCAGCAGCAGGGACT CCTGTGTGGATGGCACCTGAAGTTCTATGTGATGAACCATCAAATGAGAAGTCCGATGTATACAGCTTTGGTGTAATCCTGTGGGAGCTAGCAACATTGCAGCAACCTTGGAGCAATTTAAATCCAGCACAG GTTGTAGCGGCTGTTGGTTTCAAGGGCAAAAGGCTTGAGATTCCTCGGGATTTAAATCCTCAAGTGGTTGCATTAATTGAGTCTTGCTGGGCCAA TGAACCGTGGAAACGACCTTCCTTTTCCAGTGTCATGGAATCTTTGAGGTCATTGATTAAACCTCCCACACCCCAACCTGGTCTTGCAGGCATGACTTTGCTTGCCTGA